The following proteins are co-located in the Besnoitia besnoiti strain Bb-Ger1 chromosome Unknown contig00007, whole genome shotgun sequence genome:
- a CDS encoding uncharacterized protein (encoded by transcript BESB_074690): MAEEKLRDSQTRSGVPPSPPAVELHLEERLQQFLMRHDFRTLESIAAADLRALGLNCEDTGKIHAACASALLSESPRLPPLAVSSPFSLPSFALATAAELLGLEARERRRARRAEASSPFSASASAASSSPSRPVSSSAPLRQTPETLSVRSSPYSSSSSEARGPCSSPAASESNREPSPCAESLGGVGERDETDTRPQRKRDPVQQRHNDPGKRGEANSHDRPTSWTSGSANLDRLLGGRGWRAGEVVELFGAEGGAALTEVLIACLAQALLASERASVLFVSCRGFLPLARVKTLLSQSVKRRQSPLSAASSFSSPAEAPQEGDGDLLSLLRRFRLATCCSLEELPLVLQETKQRLRRSRQEGAAARKRARHAPEPNPEADEETDLRQGCGARQVDQREDFADASRKGAVQRASGEEREAKAEAQAAKTREKAEDGDRVANERRAETMRGRAASLACGTEAAECTPEGKQARPSAARSPSSGGGHLAAVAIDGISLLLLPHAMLDGNAVLQEVWRLLRQFAVASSSLVLTTNHTVSADATSSEASAVCEPSPRCVPLLPFALPPLMTKRPGLGAAWSRCAHHQQLQVDLLAGRQRHRGRTESPCGSSVESGYLARVAVIRSPRQAAGLADFVWLDEHAGVKDPPLSWLRRGETDADAGLRGDARQFPGL; encoded by the exons ATGGCGGAGGAGAAACTAAGAGATtcacagacgcgcagcggggTTCCCCCTTCGCCCCCAGCAGTGGAGTTGCATCTGGAAGAACGACTCCAGCAGTTCCTGATGCGCCACGACTTCAGGACGC TGGAAAGCATCGCTGCCGCGGACTTGCGTGCCCTTGGCTTGAATTGTGAG GACACTGGGAAGATTCATGCGGCATGCGCGAGTGCGCTGCTGTCGGAGTCTCCGCGCTTGCCGcccctcgctgtctcttctcctttttcccttccttccttcgctctcgccacCGCCGCAGAGCTGCTGGGCCTCGAGGCTCGTGAgcgtcggcgagcgaggcgcgcggaggcctcgtcgcccttttccgcctccgcgtccgctgcctcgtcttcgccgtcacggcctgtctcctcttccgccccGCTGAGGCAGACACCGGAGACTCTCTCTGTCCGCTCTTCGCCGTattcgtcgtcgtcatcagaggcgcgcggcccgTGCTCTTCGCCCGCAGCCTCGGAATCGAACCGGGAGCCGTCTCCGTGTGCTGagagcctcggcggcgtTGGGGAGCGTGATGAGACGGACACGCGACCGCAGCGAAAAAGAGATCCCGTGCAGCAAAGGCATAATGATCCAGGGAAAAGGGGCGAAGCAAACTCGCATGACAGACCGACGTCGTGGACATCGGGATCGGCTAATCTTGACCGTTtgctcggcgggcgcgggtgGAGAGCAGGAGAAGTCGTCGAGCTTTTTGGggccgaaggaggcgcagctctgACGGAG gTGCTCATTGCCTGCCTGGCGCAGGCCTTGCTCGCTTCCGAGCGGGCTTCAGTTCTTTTCGTGTCGTGTCGGGGCTTCCTTCCCCTCGCGCGAGTGAAGACGCTTCTTTCTCAGAGTGTAAAACGACGGCAG AgtcctctgtctgccgcgtcgtccttttcttcgcctgccgaagcgccgcaggAAGGGGACGGCGACCTGCTTTCCCTCCTTCGGCGGTTTCGGTTAGCGACGTGTTGCTCTCTGGAGGAGCTGCCGCTTGTCCTGCAAGAGACCaagcagcgccttcgccgaagccgccaggagggcgccgccgcgcggaaaCGCGCCAGGCACGCTCCCGAGCCGAACCccgaagcagacgaggagacggaCCTCCGGCAGGGGTGTGGTGCACGACAAGTCGACCAGAGAGAGGATTTTGCCGACGCCAGCCGAAAAGGCGCCGTTCAGCGAGCCTCTGGAGAGGAAAGGGAAGCGAAGGCAGAAGCtcaggcagcgaagacgcgcgaaaaGGCAGAGGACGGAGACCGCGTGGCGAATGAACGCAGGGCGGAGACAATGAGGGGGAGGGCCGCGTCCCTGGCATGCGGCACCGAGGCCGCTGAGTGCACCCCAGAGGGCAAACAGGCGAggccctctgctgcgcgttcgccgtcctctggcggcgggcatctggcggccgtcgccaTTGACGGcatctctctgcttctgcttcctcacGCCATGCTAGACGGAAACG CCGTTCTCCAGGAGGTCTGGCGCTTGCTTCGGCagttcgccgtcgcgtcATCGTCGCTCGTACTG ACGACGAACCACACCGTGTCGGCTGATGCAACTTCATCGGAAGCGAGTGCTGTCTGCGAGCCTTCGCCG CGCTGCGTGCCTCTTCTCCCGttcgctcttcctcctttGATGACCAAGCGCCCGGGACTTGGCGCCGCGTGGAGTCGATGCGCGCACCATCAGCAG CTTCAAGTCGACTTGCTGGCTGGGCGGCAACGGCATCGTGGAAGAACCGAAAGTCCATGTGGCAGCTCCGTGGAAAGCGGCTACCTGGCAAGGGTCGCCGTCATCAGGTCCCCCAGACAA GCTGCAGGACTCGCTGATTTCGTGTGGCTGGATGAGCACGCAG GCGTAAAGGATCCTCCGCTCTcgtggctgcggcgaggagagacagacgcggaTGCCGGACtaagaggagacgcgcgacagtTTCCAGGCTTGTGA